In bacterium, a genomic segment contains:
- a CDS encoding CsgG/HfaB family protein, producing MKSIWLILVAAVFGLRLVAVAADVPAIYPTAIFAFEERGAGVKDYGAKVSDILFAKLVTNPDLYLVDRQDLRKTLDEHELNMSGMVSPDQAVKVGKLTGAKILVTGSIIEADKTMYLVAKIIGTETSRVLGESVKGRTSDEIGPLVEQLAKQVGDSIVSNANKLVAKEVPIADRIAAVNKALGDAKRPTVIIRVHERHVGLATIDPAAETELILFCKETGFTVLDSKSDENKADIVIEGEGFSEFATRRGNIVSVKARVEIKAIDRATDKIIATDRQAVVTVDLTELIAGKAALQEAAAQIAERLLPKLEKK from the coding sequence ATGAAATCAATATGGTTAATTCTTGTGGCAGCAGTTTTTGGGTTGAGACTGGTGGCGGTTGCGGCCGATGTGCCCGCAATTTACCCCACGGCTATCTTTGCGTTTGAGGAGCGGGGCGCGGGAGTCAAGGATTACGGCGCAAAGGTGAGCGACATCCTTTTTGCCAAACTGGTGACCAATCCGGATCTCTATCTGGTGGATCGGCAAGATCTCCGGAAGACACTCGATGAACATGAACTAAATATGTCTGGCATGGTCTCGCCGGATCAGGCTGTCAAGGTTGGGAAACTGACCGGGGCAAAGATTCTGGTGACGGGTTCCATTATCGAAGCTGACAAGACCATGTACTTGGTGGCCAAGATCATTGGTACGGAGACCAGTCGGGTTCTGGGGGAATCCGTGAAGGGGCGGACCAGTGATGAGATCGGGCCGCTTGTTGAACAACTGGCCAAGCAGGTGGGAGATTCGATCGTTAGTAATGCCAATAAATTGGTGGCTAAGGAAGTTCCCATTGCCGACCGTATTGCCGCCGTGAACAAGGCGTTGGGTGACGCCAAACGTCCCACGGTCATCATAAGGGTCCACGAACGCCACGTCGGACTGGCTACGATTGACCCTGCGGCAGAGACGGAACTAATTCTGTTCTGCAAGGAAACAGGTTTCACAGTACTTGATTCGAAGTCGGATGAAAACAAGGCGGACATAGTGATCGAGGGTGAAGGCTTCAGCGAGTTTGCCACCCGCCGCGGCAACATCGTCAGCGTCAAGGCCCGGGTGGAGATCAAGGCCATCGACCGCGCCACCGATAAGATTATCGCTACCGATCGCCAGGCGGTCGTGACGGTCGACCTGACAGAGCTCATCGCCGGCAAAGCCGCCCTCCAAGAAGCCGCCGCCCAGATCGCGGAGCGGTTGTTGCCGAAGTTGGAGAAGAAGTAA